One window of the Dermacentor andersoni chromosome 10, qqDerAnde1_hic_scaffold, whole genome shotgun sequence genome contains the following:
- the LOC140213431 gene encoding putative nuclease HARBI1 encodes MRESEWIQSGSHSVEQKKMLRQNRRSGPEVCMTYFLYHVCLLGGATGHDSRVVLVMADDMNGSAGSAKRAALLLLLDSDSSESESSSSDTSDCSDSDSDGETAAYEREFNRMFRIPVKRPKVVGFIEDVVRQYSDDEFRRHFRLSRPVAEKLIADFAASSMCPSGTHGGVPAKSAETHILSFIWYAANKTCMRNVASRFDLSESSVYRILHRVADFLLTLGQSLIKFPADLENLTRSFEKVSGMPDVVGCIDGSYIKIECPEKKVASTYCNRHHYLSLTLQAVCDDKRRFLDAFIGSSSKMHDSHVFSLSPLSKKISAVCQGSYHLLGDAAYSLREHLLTPYRDYGALTKQQKHFNYKFSATRVLIENAFSTLKKRFRQLMYLELRTIPWLNKFIISCCVLHNLCIEYGDVEPDDNDNNEQAPNDVQWQNCSDNHIDKSGEERALRRLGEIKRTKVLAKLL; translated from the exons atgagagagtcggagtggattcagagcgggagtcactccgtggagcagaaaaagatgctccgccaaaatcggcggagtggaccggaagtctgcatgacgtatttcctttaccacgtttgtctgctgggaggcgccaccggtcacgactcgcgagttGTGTTGGTAATGGCGGACGACATGAACGGCTCGGCTGGTTCGGCAAAGCGTGCGGCATTGCTTTTGCTACTCGATAGCGACAGCTCCGAGTCGGAAAGCTCAAGTTCCGACACGAGCGATTGCTCGGATAGTGACAGCGACGGTGAAACTGCCGCTTACGAGCGGGAATTCAACAGGATGTTCCGCATTCCCGTAAAGAGGCCTAAAGTAGTCGGCTTCATCGAGGACGTCGTGCGGCAGTACTCGGACGATGAg ttcCGAAGGCACTTCAGGTTATCTCGACCTGTGGCGGAAAAGTTGATCGCCGACTTTGCCGCGTCGTCAATGTGCCCTTCGGGCACACACGGAGGGGTTCCAGCGAAATCTGCTGAAACGCATATCTTGTCTTTTATCTG GTACGCAGCCAACAAAACCTGCATGAGAAACGTGGCCAGCCGGTTCGACTTGTCGGAAAGCTCTGTTTACCGAATCCTTCATAGAGTGGCCGACTTCCTCCTGACCCTGGGACAGTCGTTGATAAAATTTCCTGCTGACCTGGAGAACCTCACTAGAAGTTTTGAGAAG GTGTCTGGAATGCCTGATGTTGTTGGCTGCATCGATGGGTCGTACATCAAGATAGAGTGCCCGGAGAAGAAGGTTGCTTCGACATATTGCAACAGGCACCATTACCTTTCACTCACACTACAGGCCGTCTGCGATGACAAAAGGCGCTTCCTGGACGCATTCATTGGAAGTTCAAGCAAAATGCATGATTCGCATGTGTTCAGCTTGTCGCCACTTTCAAAGAAAATCTCTGCAGTATGTCAGGGGTCTTACCATCTTTTAGGGGATGCAGCGTATTCACTGCGGGAACACCTGTTGACCCCCTACAGGGATTACGGTGCTTtaacaaagcagcaaaagcaCTTTAATTATAAGTTTTCAGCGACAAGAGTTCTAATTGAAAATGCATTTAGCACTCTCAAAAAGCGCTTCAGACAGCTGATGTACCTTGAGCTCCGCACTATTCCCTGGCTCAATAAGTTTATCATAAGCTGCTGCGTTCTGCACAACTTGTGCATTGAGTATGGTGATGTAGAGccagatgataatgataataatgagCAAGCACCCAATGACGTTCAGTGGCAGAATTGCAGTGATAATCATATTGACAAATCTGGTGAAGAGCGAGCACTGCGCAGGCTTGGAGAAATTAAGCGCACGAAAGTCTTGGCAAAGCTCCTGTAG
- the LOC126519188 gene encoding uncharacterized protein produces MSETGVPLAAVSDPYRPGGKLPRMPPDFNVYAIDRDPAAVVVTRGPPYDVSPLLLSKLVVAVYCETRDFQFVFVSAYAPPHRSMDDTFRGIEEAIAKARTPNIVVAGDFNAKHPAWGPCAGDERGARLIEFAGANRLVVLNDPQSPPTYETRYAASWLDVTLAAPALVAAGFDWTVCEDITFSEHKNVAVRIGAVRDGRSRRLTRYAREELLTALAGEPWFARVSGATLQSPGALDEILAGFQRLFDRYYRANLRPVKGPGRPWWTPALARERRAVNTLRRRYQRIPRGIQQGPRGLSLPRSRGQDLAPPRVVH; encoded by the coding sequence ATGTCGGAGACGGGCGTCCCGCTGGCGGCCGTATCCGACCCTTACAGGCCCGGAGGCAAGCTGCCACGTATGCCGCCGGACTTCAACGTGTACGCCATCGACCGGGATCCGGCGGCAGTGGTGGTTACGCGAGGGCCGCCATACGACGTCTCCCCCTTGTTACTCTCTAAACTGGTGGTCGCCGTGTACTGTGAGACACGCGATTTTCAGTTTGTGTTCGTTTCTGCGTACGCGCCGCCCCATCGATCGATGGACGACACCTTTCGCGGCATTGAGGAGGCTATCGCGAAGGCCCGCACGCCTAACATCGTCGTCGCGGGTGATTTCAACGCGAAGCACCCGGCGTGGGGTCCCTGTGCGGGGGACGAACGCGGCGCCCGCCTTATAGAGTTTGCCGGGGCGAACCGCCTCGTTGTTCTTAACGATCCCCAGTCGCCACCAACGTACGAGACGCGCTACGCGGCCAGCTGGCTCGATGTCACACTGGCGGCGCCGGCCCTCGTCGCGGCTGGGTTCGATTGGACCGTTTGCGAGGACATCACGTTCTCCGAACATAAGAACGTTGCGGTTCGCATCGGCGCTGTTCGCGACGGTCGTTCTCGCCGTCTGACCCGCTATGCGCGGGAGGAATTGTTGACCGCCCTCGCAGGCGAGCCGTGGTTCGCGCGGGTTTCGGGGGCTACCCTACAATCACCGGGCGCTCTCGACGAGATACTTGCGGGGTTCCAACGGCTCTTTGACCGGTATTACCGGGCAAACCTCCGCCCTGTCAAGGGCCCGGGGAGGCCTTGGTGGACCCCGGCGCTGGCGCGGGAAAGACGCGCTGTGAACACGTTGCGGCGCAGATATCAGCGAATTCCGCGCGGAATACAGCAGGGCCCTCGCGGTCTTTCGCTGCCACGTTCGCGCGGCCAAGACCTCGCACCTCCGCGCGTGGTACACTAG